One region of Salvelinus namaycush isolate Seneca chromosome 3, SaNama_1.0, whole genome shotgun sequence genomic DNA includes:
- the LOC120041610 gene encoding metalloproteinase inhibitor 2-like: MTRYVSSCFITLFVLFLWRVEDIADACRCSPPHPQQAFCDADIVIRAKVVGKKALSNEIKYDIQQIKMFKGPDRVIHAVFTTSSSASCGVTLEINKAYLFTGRLNTDGRMHLVMCDFIQYWEDLNGTQKKSLTKRYQSGCDCTIIRCSSLPCPVSAPDECLWTDWLLADGQNGPQAKYSACLKGSDGSCSWK, from the exons ATGACGCGGTATGTAAGCAGTTGTTTCATTACTCTGTTCGTTCTGTTCCTTTGGCGGGTCGAAGACATCGCAGATGCTTGCAGATGCTCCCCTCCGCATCCTCAACAGGCTTTTTGCGATGCAGATATCG TGATCAGGGCGAAGGTGGTTGGCAAGAAAGCTTTGTCTAACGAGATCAAGTATGACATCCAACAGATCAAG ATGTTCAAAGGTCCTGACCGGGTTATCCACGCCGTCTTCACTACATCCTCTTCAGCCTCGTGCGGTGTGACCCTGGAAATCAACAAGGCTTATCTCTTCACGG GCAGGCTGAATACTGATGGCAGGATGCATTTAGTCATGTGTGACTTTATTCAGTATTGGGAGGACTTGAATGGCACACAAAAGAAGAGCTTGACTAAACGCTACCAAAGCGGCTGCGATTGCACG ATCATCCGCTGCTCTTCCCTCCCCTGTCCCGTCAGCGCCCCAGATGAGTGCCTTTGGACAGACTGGTTGTTGGCCGATGGCCAAAACGGACCCCAGGCCAAGTACTCTGCCTGTCTCAAGGGGAGTGATGGGTCCTGTTCCTGGAAGTAG
- the LOC120044683 gene encoding metalloproteinase inhibitor 2-like — protein MTRYVSSCFITLLVLFLWRVEDIAEACKCSPPHPQQAFCDADIVIRAKVVGKKALSNEIKYDIQQIKMFKCPNQVIHAIYTASSPAACGVTLEINKEYLFTGKLETGRMHVTLCGYNPPWEDVSAAQKNGLTRLYKSGCDCKIIHCNSLPCPISTTDACLWMDWGTNNGQNLACIKSNGSCAWK, from the exons ATGACGCGGTATGTAAGCAGTTGTTTCATTACTCTGCTCGTTCTGTTCCTTTGGCGGGTCGAAGACATCGCAGAGGCTTGCAAATGCTCCCCTCCGCATCCCCAACAGGCTTTTTGCGATGCAGATATAG TGATCAGGGCGAAGGTGGTTGGCAAGAAAGCTTTGTCTAACGAGATCAAGTATGACATCCAACAGATCAAG ATGTTCAAATGTCCTAACCAGGTTATCCACGCCATCTACACTGCATCCTCCCCAGCCGCATGCGGTGTGACTCTGGAAATCAACAAGGAGTATCTCTTCACAG gcAAGCTGGAGACTGGAAGGATGCATGTAACACTGTGTGGCTATAATCCGCCCTGGGAGGACGTGAGTGCTGCACAAAAGAACGGCTTGACTCGCCTCTACAAAAGTGGCTGCGATTGCAAG ATCATCCACTGCAATTCCCTCCCCTGTCCAATCAGCACCACAGATGCATGCCTGTGGATGGACTGGGGGACTAACAATGGCCAAAACCTTGCCTGTATCAAGAGTAATGGGTCTTGTGCTTGGAAGTAG